A window of Coregonus clupeaformis isolate EN_2021a unplaced genomic scaffold, ASM2061545v1 scaf2227, whole genome shotgun sequence contains these coding sequences:
- the cnga1b gene encoding cyclic nucleotide-gated channel rod photoreceptor subunit alpha: MSVRVAPVTPAGPAPSQPQPRPPPLIALQDMEGETGEMGEAHRCTRRPGVQVPFNMNNSNNNEEEEEKKRKKKKKKERKEQKEEKKEEKKKEKEEKEKKEKEEKEKKEKEEKAKAEAPKEITVIDPAGNMYYNWLMVITIPVMYNWTLIIARASFEDLQSDFLIYWFIIDYVSDVVYVADMVFRTRTGYLEQGLLVKDQKKLRDRYINSLQFKLDLISMIPTDVFYFYFGLNYPEIRLNKLFRINRMLEFFQRTETRTNFPNVLRISNLVMYIVIIIHWNACLYYSFSKAIGFGANKFVYPDTTDPEFGRLVRKYAYSMYWSTLTLTTIGETPPPVQNSEYFFVVTDFLVGVLIFATIVGNVGSMITNMNAARANFQARIDAIKQYMTFRKVTKDLEKRVIKWFDYLWTNKKAVDEREVLKFLPDKLRAEIAINVHLDTLKKVRIFADCEAGLLVELVLKLQPQVYSPGDYICKKGDIGREMYIIKEGKLAVVADDGIKQFVVLSDGSYFGEISILAIKGSRAGNRRTANIRSVGYSDLFCLSKDDLMEALSEYPDAKAMLEEKGRQILMKDNLLDLEVAAQGPDPKDMEEKVEKMTATLDGLQTQYARLLAEHEAGQSRLKRRITRLEKKVVVPAQEVQEVQEIGVEMGSVATTEEKK, encoded by the exons ATGTCAGTGAGGGTGGCCCCTGTGACCCCTGCTGGCCCAGCCccctcccagccccagccccgcCCCCCACCACTAATCGCTCTGCAGGATatggagggggagacaggggagatggGGGAGGCACACAG GTGTACAAGGAGGCCCGGTGTGCAGGTTCCCTTCAACAtgaacaacagcaacaacaacgaGGAAGa ggaggagaagaagaggaagaagaagaagaagaaggagaggaaagaaCAAAAGGA agagaagaaagaggagaagaagaaggagaaggaggagaaggagaagaaggagaaggaggagaaggagaagaaggagaaagaggagaaggcCAAAGCTGAAGC gccTAAAGAGATCACGGTGATAGACCCAGCAGGTAACATGTATTATAACTGGCTAATGGTCATCACCATACCTGTTATGTACAACTGGACCCTCATCATAGCCAG ggcgAGTTTTGAGGACCTCCAGTCAGACTTTCTGATCTACTGGTTTATCATTGACTATGTCTCTGATGTCGTCTACGTGGCGGATATGGTGTTTAGGACCAGAacag GTTACCTGGAACAGGGTCTGTTGGTAAAGGATCAGAAGAAGCTGAGAGACCGCTACATAAACAGCCTCCAGTTTAAACTTGACCTGATCTCCATGATCCCTACTGACGTCTTCTATTTTTACTTTGGACTCAACTACCCCGAGATTCGACTCAACAAGCTGTTCAGAATCAACAG GATGTTGGAGTTCTTCCAGAGGACAGAGACTCGTACCAACTTCCCCAACGTTCTGCGTATCTCCAACCTTGTCATGTACATCGTCATCATCATACACTGGAACGCATGTCTCTACTACTCCTTctccaag GCGATTGGTTTCGGAGCTAATAAGTTTGTCTACCCCGACACGACTGACCCTGAGTTTGGCCGTTTGGTCCGGAAGTATGCCTACAG CATGTATTGGTCGACCCTGACTCTCACAACCATCGGAGAGACTCCGCCCCCTGTACAGAACTCGGAGTACTTCTTCGTCGTCACAGACTTCCTG GTTGGCGTGTTGATCTTTGCTACCATCGTAGGTAACGTAGGTTCCATGATCACCAACATGAACGCTGCCAGGGCAAACTTCCAGGCCAGGATAGATGCCATCAAACAGTACATGACTTTCAGAAAGGTCACCAAG GACCTGGAGAAGAGGGTGATCAAGTGGTTTGACTACCTGTGGACCAATAAGAAGGCAGTAGACGAGCGGGAGGTGCTAAAGTtccttcctgataaactcagggCTGAGATCGCCATCAACGTACACCTGGACACACTGAAGAAG gtGCGTATCTTTGCCGACTGCGAGGCTGGCCTCCTGGTAGAGTTGGTGTTGAAGCTCCAGCCCCAGGTTTACAGTCCAGGTGATTACATCTGCAAGAAGGGAGACATCGGACGAGAGATGTACATCATCAAGGAAGGGAAGCTGGCTGTCGTCGCCGACGACGGGATCAAACAGTTCGTTGTCCTTAGCGACGGGAGCTACTTCGGGGAGATCAGTATTCTGGCCATAAAGG GTTCTAGGGCAGGGAACAGGAGGACCGCTAACATCAGGAGTGTGGGGTACTCTGACCTGTTCTGCCTTTCTAAAGATGACCTCATGGAGGCCCTGTCGGAGTACCCTGATGCTAAAGCCATGTTGGAGGAGAAGGGACGGCAGATCCTGATGAAGGACAACCTGCTGGACCTGGAG GTGGCGGCGCAGGGCCCGGACCCCAAGgatatggaggagaaggtggagaAGATGACAGCAACGCTGGACGGCCTCCAGACTCAATACGCCCGGCTCCTCGCCGAACACGAGGCGGGCCAGAGCAGACTGAAACGCAGAATCACCAGACTGGAGAAGAAGGTGGTGGTTCCGGCCCAGGAGGTCCAGGAGGTCCAggagataggggtggagatgGGTTCTGTGGCAACCACAGAAGAGAAGAAATAG